The following nucleotide sequence is from Chryseobacterium sp. CY350.
CGTTCGCCAGGAAAGGCGCCTGCAAAATAAAACTCAACCCTATCAGAAGATAAAACAGTTTTCTTGAAAGGATATCATTAATTTCGGGTGAAAATAAATGAAACCACCCCACTACTAAACATAAAATTGCTAGAACAGAGATCACTCCCTGAGCCATTTGTAAATTATCTCTCATTAGTAACTTTCATTTTGGTTAGGGAAATCAGCACTTTTCACATCCTTTACGTATTGTGCTACTGCTCCCGTTATCTCTGTATAAAGATCGAGGTATCTTCTTAAAAATTTCGGCGAAAAACCTTTATTCATTCCTACCATATCATGATAAACAAGAACCTGACCGTCGCAATCTGGCCCTGCGCCTATTCCGATTGTCGGGATATTGATACTTTCTGAAACTTTTTTGGCCAAATCTGCCGGAATTTTCTCCAAAACAACCCCAAAACAGCCCAATTCTTCCAAAAGCTGAGCATCACTGATCAGTTTATCTGCTTCTGCCTCATCTTTAGCTCTTACTTTATACGTCCCAAACTGATAAATAGATTGAGGCGTCAATCCTAAATGTCCCATCACCGGAATTCCGGCATTGATGATTTTTTTGATGGATTTTGAAATTTCCTTTCCTCCTTCGATCTTTACAGCATGAGCTCCACCCTCTTTCATCATTCTCACAGCAGATTGCAATGCTATATCAGAATTACTTTGATAAGTTCCGAAAGGCAGATCAGCGATCACTAAAGCTCTGTCTATTCCTCTCACCACACTTTGGGTATGATAAATCATCTGGTCTAGTGTGATCGGCAAAGTAGTTTCGAAACCCGCCATTACATTCGCAGCAGAATCTCCGATCAGGACAGCATCAATTCCGCCTGCATCCACCATTTTTGCGGTCGTAAAATCATACGCCGTAAGCATGGTTATTTTCTCCTTATCGAATTTCATTTTCCGTAAAGTTTCCGTAGTAACTCTTTTTATTTCAGAATGAACAGACATAATATGTTTATTATTTAAAAGTTAAAAAGTCGGCTTGCGCCGACTTGTGTTGTATATGATTTATAAAACTACGTGACCGAGTTTCATGAGTTTATCGTGATTCAGAATCTTAATGTTTCGACCATCCACTTCGATGAGGCTGTCACCTTTAAATTCAGAAATTAATCTGATGGCACTTTCTGTCGCTGTACCTATAATATTGGCGATTTCCTCCCTTGTTAACGATATTTTGATGAAACCTTCAGGATCAGTACCCAATTTTTGTTCCAGCAGAATAAGGATCTCAGCCAATCTTTCTCTCACAGTTTTCTGAGCCAGGAAAGTGATCGTATTGGAAGATTCTCCTAATTCATAAGAGATTTTCTGAAGCATGATAAATGATAACTGAGGATCAACTTCAAGAAGATCCATAAAAATATCTGCCGGAAGAAAAGTGCATTCTATATCAGTCATTGCCTCAGCTTTTGCCTGAAAATTTTCACCACAAAGTAAAGCACGATAACCGATGATATCGCCCTCTTTGATGAATCTTAGAATTTGATCTTTACCAAAAGAGCCGGATTTCGACAATTTTGCCGCACCCTTTTCTATAACGTAAACTCCTTTAGGAATTTCACCATCATCGAAAATGATATCATGTTTCTGAAAACTCATTTTCTTTTTGGCATTCATGTACCTTTCAAAATCAGTATTGGAAAGCCTCTCTTTGAAGGATTTATCATTAAAAACCCTTGCAAATCTTTCTTCAATAGCAATCTGTTGTTCCTGCGACATTTTAATATGACATTTATCACAAAAATAGAACATTTTAACTCGATAAACAAAAAAAATTGTTATAATTTTGTCAGTCAATAATTTATGAAGGTGAGCGAGAACTGTTTTCATTGCGGACAAGACATAGAAAAAGAGAGAATTTCTTTTGATGAAAAAATTTTCTGTTGCAACGGTTGCAAATCTGTCTATGAGATTCTGAATATCAACAATCTCAGTAATTTTTACGAATTAAATAAAAGAGCCGGAATACGACCAAGCGACGAAAACTCTTCTCAGTTTGATTATCTTGATACTCCGGAAATTTTTGAAAAAATTACAGATTTTTCAGAAGGCAACACAAGTCTAGTTACTTTTAAAATTCCGGTAATTCACTGCTCATCCTGCATCTGGCTTTTAGAAAGCCTTCATACTTTACACAAAGATATTAAGTATTCTCAGGTCAATTTTACGAGAAAGACCTTACAGATATCATTCAACCATAACGATTTAAAATTAAGCGAATTAGCTAAATTTTTAACAAACTTAGGTTACAAACCCGCCATCAGTTTAGAAACCGCTGAAAAAAACGAAGATCATTTAGATAAATCTTTACTTATCAAACTGGCAATTGCCGGTTTTGCTTTCGGTAACGGAATGTTCCTTGCCTTCCCGGAATATATCGGTGGTGAAGATTACTGGATGGATCAATATAAAGGCCTTTTCAGATTTCTTATGTTTTTACTGGCAATTCCGGTTGTTTTTTATTCTGCCTCAGATTACTATAAATCAGCATGGTACGGATTAAAAAACAAAATCGTGAATATTGATGTGCCGATTGTTTTGGGAATATTTGTGCTTTTTGGACGAAGCGTTTATGAAGTAGCAACAGACTACGGACCAGGATATTTCGATACTTTATGTGGTCTATTATTCTTTATGCTTTTAGGCAAAATGTTCCAGAAAAGAACGTACAGTTCGTTGTCTTACGACAGAGATTACAAATCTTTTTATCCGATTGCCGTTACGAAAGTTGATTTTGGAGGAAAACAGGAAAATATTTTACTTTCTGAAATTAAAATCGGAGACCGAATTCTGGTAAGAAATCAGGAAAT
It contains:
- the panB gene encoding 3-methyl-2-oxobutanoate hydroxymethyltransferase, producing the protein MSVHSEIKRVTTETLRKMKFDKEKITMLTAYDFTTAKMVDAGGIDAVLIGDSAANVMAGFETTLPITLDQMIYHTQSVVRGIDRALVIADLPFGTYQSNSDIALQSAVRMMKEGGAHAVKIEGGKEISKSIKKIINAGIPVMGHLGLTPQSIYQFGTYKVRAKDEAEADKLISDAQLLEELGCFGVVLEKIPADLAKKVSESINIPTIGIGAGPDCDGQVLVYHDMVGMNKGFSPKFLRRYLDLYTEITGAVAQYVKDVKSADFPNQNESY
- a CDS encoding Crp/Fnr family transcriptional regulator: MSQEQQIAIEERFARVFNDKSFKERLSNTDFERYMNAKKKMSFQKHDIIFDDGEIPKGVYVIEKGAAKLSKSGSFGKDQILRFIKEGDIIGYRALLCGENFQAKAEAMTDIECTFLPADIFMDLLEVDPQLSFIMLQKISYELGESSNTITFLAQKTVRERLAEILILLEQKLGTDPEGFIKISLTREEIANIIGTATESAIRLISEFKGDSLIEVDGRNIKILNHDKLMKLGHVVL